TCAGCCCATTTGCCCGGTGTAAGGGTGCCAAGTGTATCTTCCATATGTCCCGCGTAAGCGGCATCTAATGTAAAGCCTTTAAAGGCTTGCTCAATAGTAAGCGCTTCGTGTGCATACCAGCCTTTCACCGGTTGATTGTCTCTGTCTTGACGGGTTACCGCAGCGTGCAAACCATAAAATGGGTTTGCCAATTCGACAGGAAAATCTGAGCCTAATGGCAAAGGAATGCCTGATTCAAGTAAAGTTTGCCACGCATAAGCACCTTCCATTCTGTCTTTTCCGATACGATCTTCAGCCATATTTTTATCGCTGGTGGCATGTGTTGGTTGCATGGATGGCAATACATCTAACTCGGCAAAACGAGCGAGATCTTCAGGCGCGATAACTTGCGCATGTTCTATTCGGTTACGTAATTCACTACCGCCAATAGCAGCAAATGTTTTTTCAAATTCATTAAGCGCAACATGATTCGCTTTGTCGCCAATAGCGTGGTAATTCAATTGAAACCCAGCACCGATGACCGACGTAAATAACGGCGTCATGTCCTCAGGTTGAGTGAGTAATAAACCATGCTGGTGGGGAGCGTCAGAGTAGGGAGCTAATAAGGCTGCGCCTCTACTGCCAAGGGCTCCGTCACCGTAAGCTTTGACTGAACGAATGTACAAATAATCGTTAGCGTCCCGTATTGGCCCTTTTCCAAGTAGTTTACTTAAGTCAGGGTCAGTGGCGCTTATCATGGCGTATATTCGAATGGGTAATTCAGCTTGAACTGCTTGTTTAATATAGAAGTCGTACACACCACGTCCGACACCCGCATCATGCATCGACGTGATACCATTTGATAGTAAGTGCTTACCTGCGGCATCAAGTTGGCGTTTATAAACCGCATTGCTCTGTGTTGGTACATAGGGTTCGACTAATGCCATGGCATTGTCAATTAATACCCCAGTTGGCTCGCCGTTGGCATCTTTAACTATCTCACCGCCCACCGGCGTGGGGGTGTCTTTGGTAATACCCGCCAAGGTGAGGGTTTTGGTATTAGCCCAACCCGCATGGCGATCTACACGAGTTAGCCATACCGGCCGGTCGGACACTTTTTTATCCAAATCAGCACTGGTGGGAAAGGCTCTATCAGACCATAATTCTTGGTTCCACCCTCGGCCAGTAATCCATGGTTGCGTGCTATTCGCCAGTGCATATTCTGCTACGCTATCAGCGGCATTGGCAGCACTGGTACTTTCACGTAAATTAACTTCAAGTAGGTTGGCACCTAAGCCCAATAAATGCCCGTGCGCATCAATAAGCCCCGGCAACATTACGCGGCCTTTACCATCAATGGTGTTGGTAATATTTAACGTTTGAGCAGTGGTCTCATCTGCTTTTATATCGAGAGAAAGCACTTTGCCTTCGTCTATAAGAATCGATGTGAACGATACTAGCTCAGCATCTTCATTCAGCGTGTAACCTTTTACGTTGGTAAAAAGTGTTGCTGCACACGCGACACCCGATAGTGTGGCTATAGCAAGCGCGCCACCGAATTTAAGAATGAAGCGTTTAATGCCGTATCTGTTACTTTGATTAGGGGTAATTCCACTTACTCTTTCTGTTGTATTAACGTGCATTTTTAGCATGCTTATTCTTCCATGTTAATAATAGGGGGTTGTAGTAAAAAGTCGCGCTGCCAAATTTCGGCCATAGAGGCTTGGCTTATATTGCCGCCTGATAGCATAACCAATGCCGTTTGCCCTGGTGGCGTGTTAGCAGCCCAAGCAGCAACGGCTGCCATACTCATGGCACAAGTGGGCTCTATATGGAGTTTTAATAGGTGCTGTAGCCATTGCGTCCAATAGGCTATTTGTAGTTCATCCACTTCGTAAAAATCATCAAGCGCTTGTAATAGCGGAAAGGTTACATTGCCAACCGAGGGCGTTGCTGCGCCGTCGGCAAGGGTTACTGGCGGCGCATCAAGGGCTACTATTTCGCCTTGCTGTAATGACTGAGATGCATCGTTGGCAGCCAGTGGTTCAGCTCCAATCACTAACGCATCGGGTTGTAACGCACGGGCCGCAAGCAACGTGCCCGATAACAGGCCACCACCGCCACAAGGTGCAAAGATAGCATCTACCTTTCCTGTATCTTCTAACGCTTCCATGGCCGCGGTGCCTTGACCTGCCACTATGTCTGGATGGTTGAAAGGTGGGATCCACACAATCCCTTCTTCTTCGGCTGCATTGTCCACGGCGATATCTGCTTCTTGGCGAGTGGGGAACAACTTAAGTGTTGCACCATAACTTTCAGTGGCTGCTGCTTTAATCGGAGAAATGGTTTCGCTAGCGAAAATAGTCGCGGGAATGCCATATTTTGAGGCGGCGTATGCCACGGCTTGAGCATGATTACCTGAACTATTTGCCACCACCTTTTTAGGTAGTTCACCACCTTCATCTAAG
The nucleotide sequence above comes from Alteromonas naphthalenivorans. Encoded proteins:
- a CDS encoding amidohydrolase, with the translated sequence MLKMHVNTTERVSGITPNQSNRYGIKRFILKFGGALAIATLSGVACAATLFTNVKGYTLNEDAELVSFTSILIDEGKVLSLDIKADETTAQTLNITNTIDGKGRVMLPGLIDAHGHLLGLGANLLEVNLRESTSAANAADSVAEYALANSTQPWITGRGWNQELWSDRAFPTSADLDKKVSDRPVWLTRVDRHAGWANTKTLTLAGITKDTPTPVGGEIVKDANGEPTGVLIDNAMALVEPYVPTQSNAVYKRQLDAAGKHLLSNGITSMHDAGVGRGVYDFYIKQAVQAELPIRIYAMISATDPDLSKLLGKGPIRDANDYLYIRSVKAYGDGALGSRGAALLAPYSDAPHQHGLLLTQPEDMTPLFTSVIGAGFQLNYHAIGDKANHVALNEFEKTFAAIGGSELRNRIEHAQVIAPEDLARFAELDVLPSMQPTHATSDKNMAEDRIGKDRMEGAYAWQTLLESGIPLPLGSDFPVELANPFYGLHAAVTRQDRDNQPVKGWYAHEALTIEQAFKGFTLDAAYAGHMEDTLGTLTPGKWADFILVDQDIFTIDKKDIWKTQVHATYIAGKQVFSK
- a CDS encoding serine/threonine dehydratase — translated: MHSSETQLSYSDVVQAYGRIKDHVKRTPIMESSLLNKWMGHRILFKAECLQTIGAFKLRGALNFLAHLDEGGELPKKVVANSSGNHAQAVAYAASKYGIPATIFASETISPIKAAATESYGATLKLFPTRQEADIAVDNAAEEEGIVWIPPFNHPDIVAGQGTAAMEALEDTGKVDAIFAPCGGGGLLSGTLLAARALQPDALVIGAEPLAANDASQSLQQGEIVALDAPPVTLADGAATPSVGNVTFPLLQALDDFYEVDELQIAYWTQWLQHLLKLHIEPTCAMSMAAVAAWAANTPPGQTALVMLSGGNISQASMAEIWQRDFLLQPPIINMEE